Part of the Roseomonas sp. OT10 genome, GTCCGGCTTGTTGTGCCAGTTCGCCGGCACCGGGTAGGCACCGAGGCGCGAGACGGCCTGCGCCGCCACGAGAAAGGCGGTGTCGTTGCGCAGCAGCAGCAGCACCGCGCTGCCCTCGCCGACCCCGAGGCGCGCAAGGCCGGCCATGGCCCTGGCGACCTGCTCCTCGAAATCGGGAAGCGTGGTCTCGATCCCGGCGACGACGATGCGGCCCATGCCCCGTGACATCCTCCTGCTCCCCGACTACTGCACGCTGATGCCGGTACGGCGGATCAGGTCCGTCCACTGCGCTGCCTCGACGCGGAGTGCGGCGCGCCGGTCAGGCGCCGGCGGCGGGCGCTCCACGCCGAGTGCCGCGAGGCGCGCGGCGATCGCCGGCTCGCCCATCACCGCCTCCAGCTCGGCGGCCAGGCGGTCGGCGATCCCGTCCGGGACAGCCGATCGCGCCAGGATGCTGTGCATGCCGCGCAGCTCGAAGCCGCGGAAGCCGCTCTCGGCGAAGGTCGGCACGTCCGGCAGATGCGTGAACCGCGTCGGGCCGGTCACGGCGAGGGGGCGCAGGCTGCCGGACTGCACCAGCGGGATCGCCTGTGTCCCCTCGATGAAGGAGCAGTCGGTCTGGCCGCCGAGCAGAGAGGAGACGGCGGGCGCACCGCCGCTGAACGGTACGTTGGCCATGGCGATGCCGGCGGCCTGGTTCAGGTACTCGCCGTAGATGTGGCCCGTCGTCGCGACGCCGAAGGAGGCGTGGCTGAGGCTGCGCTGCTTCGCCAGGGCGATGAACTCGGCCAGCGTGCGCGGCCCGTCCGGCCGCACCATGAAGACGAGGGGCGAGACCGCGGCCTGGATGATGCCCTGGAAGTCCGCCACCGGGTCGTAGGAGAGGCGCAGCTTGAGGCCGATCGCCTGGACGTGGGTGGAGGCGGTGAAGAGCAGCGTGTGCCCGTCGGCCGGCGTGCGCAGCACCAGCGAGGCGGCGATGGAGCCGGCCGCGCCGGGCCGGTTGTCCACGATCACCGGCACGCCCCAGCGCTCCGACAGCGCCGGCGCGATCGAGCGGGCGATGGCGTCGGAGGGGCCGCCGGGAGGGAAGGCGACGATGATCTGCACCGGCCGCGCCGGGAAGGCCTCCGCCCGCGCCGGGCGGACCGGCAGCGCGGCGGGCAGCAGGCCGGCGAGGGCGGACCGCAGGAGGGTGCGCTTGCGGAGCAGCATGACCGCCTCAGTTCCCGCCGAACCGCGCCTGGCGCTTCTCGATGAAGGCGGCGATGCCCTCGCGCACATCCTCGGTCGCGAAGGCGAGCTGGTGCGCCCGCGTCTCCAGCCGCAGCGCGGCGTCGAGCGCCATGTCGGCGCCGCTGTTCACCGCCTCCTTGATGAGCTTTGCGGTGAGCGGCGCCATCGCGGCGATCTGAGTGGCCAGCTCGATCGCCCGCGCGTCGCAATTGCCATTGACCACCTCGCAGACCAGGCCCATGCGCAGCGCGTCCTGCGCGCTCACCATGTTGCCGGTCAGCACCATGTACATGGCGTTGTGCTTGCCGACGACGCGCGGCAGCCGCTGCGAGCCGCCGGCGCCGGGCACCAGGCCGAGCTTGATCTCCGGCTGGCCGAAGCGGGCGCGGTCGTTCGCGACGACGATGTCGCACTGCAGCGCGTACTCGCAGCCGCCGCCGAGCGCGAAGCCGTTCACCGCGGCAATGATCGGCTTGGAGAAGGCGGCGATGCCGCGCGTCGTGCTCATCTTCATCACGTCGACGGCCGACATGCCGGCGCGCTCCTTGATGTCGGCGCCGGCGGCGAAGGACTTCTCGCTGCCGGCGAGCACGACGCAGCGCACCTCGGGGTCGGCGTCGAGTCGCGGCAGGGTCGTGTTGATGGACTCGCGCACCTCGGCATTGAGCGCGTTCAGCGCCTCCGGGCGGTTGATCCGGAGCAGCACGACATGCGGTGCGGGATGCTCGACGAGGAGGACGTGGGCGCTCATGCAGCTTCTTCTTTCTCTGAGGGATGTGGCGGCGGACGGGCCACGCGCGGCCCGTCCCGGGTCCGGCGCGCATGACAAGGGGGGAGGGCGGTCGCCGGCCCTAGGGCGGCATGGGAACGGCGCGACGACCGGGCGAGGGGCGCGGCGGCCATGGTCGCCCGCCGCCCCGGCCCGGCTGGCGGCGGGAGGCGCCGGGCCGAACGGCACGGTGCAGGTTCCATCCTGCGGTCATGATGGTGCTCTCTCGCTTTCTTGGTCGGTTTCCTCAGGATGTATTTGGCATATTCGAAACAAATTCGTCAATTACGAAATTCGTCAGTTGCGAAACAGATTCGTCATCGAGGTTCAGGCCCTGCCGCGGCTTGGCGACCGGCGCGGCCGCCTGGCACGGGCGGTCGGCGCCGCCAGGGCGGACTGCCATCCGCCCGCCGACGATCCGCTCCGTTCGACGGCAATCCGTGCCTCGGCGATGACGCGCGGTAGATCGTGGATTCCCGACGGATGCGTGCCGCCATCTCCGTTGGGCTGCCGCTGTCGTGCACCAGCCAGGCTGAATGGCCTCAGCCCGGAGGCCTATCTGCGCCGCGCGCCGGAGCGCATCGCCGACCACCCCGTCAGCTGCGTCGCTGAGCTCCTGCCGTGGAATCCGCCAAACGACGCCGAAGCCTCAGCAACCTGACAGTCGATCCCCGCGTCACCGGACGCTTATGCTCGAACGTGACGCATGCCAGCGCCACCGATCCGGACGCACGCTTCGCCCGCAGGTCGGGTGGGCAGCCCTCCCTCCTGGCCTATGCCGGGCACGTGCTCATGGAGAACCGCTCGGGTCTGGTTCGCCTAGCCTGGCTGACACGGGTCACCGGCACGGCCGAGCGCGGCGCCTCGCTCGGCCTCGTGGACCAGCAGCGCCTGACGGTGCGGCGGCGGATCACGCTCGGGGCCGACGAGAACTACGATGCCCGCGCGCATGCAGCAGGGCTGCGCACCAGAGGCGTCAGCAGCTTGCTGGATGTTCCTAGCCGAACCCAGGTCGTCCACGCCTGTAGCCCAGGCTCGCCGATGCGGCCTCTCCGGCGGCGCGCAGGCACATCGCGGTCGGCCCGCCCGGCGCGATGTCGATATGGCCGGCAGCACCGAGTGTGGTCAT contains:
- a CDS encoding Bug family tripartite tricarboxylate transporter substrate binding protein, with translation MLLRKRTLLRSALAGLLPAALPVRPARAEAFPARPVQIIVAFPPGGPSDAIARSIAPALSERWGVPVIVDNRPGAAGSIAASLVLRTPADGHTLLFTASTHVQAIGLKLRLSYDPVADFQGIIQAAVSPLVFMVRPDGPRTLAEFIALAKQRSLSHASFGVATTGHIYGEYLNQAAGIAMANVPFSGGAPAVSSLLGGQTDCSFIEGTQAIPLVQSGSLRPLAVTGPTRFTHLPDVPTFAESGFRGFELRGMHSILARSAVPDGIADRLAAELEAVMGEPAIAARLAALGVERPPPAPDRRAALRVEAAQWTDLIRRTGISVQ
- a CDS encoding enoyl-CoA hydratase-related protein, which produces MSAHVLLVEHPAPHVVLLRINRPEALNALNAEVRESINTTLPRLDADPEVRCVVLAGSEKSFAAGADIKERAGMSAVDVMKMSTTRGIAAFSKPIIAAVNGFALGGGCEYALQCDIVVANDRARFGQPEIKLGLVPGAGGSQRLPRVVGKHNAMYMVLTGNMVSAQDALRMGLVCEVVNGNCDARAIELATQIAAMAPLTAKLIKEAVNSGADMALDAALRLETRAHQLAFATEDVREGIAAFIEKRQARFGGN